The Anopheles coluzzii chromosome 2, AcolN3, whole genome shotgun sequence genome window below encodes:
- the LOC120949502 gene encoding zinc finger protein GLI2-like yields the protein MALLTPTTPSTGLAGSVDLCASSLKSFDLKHGFCLPDDTTMDVCYSALSCGMNEGKAEQSHNPSYGADCGQHALHHSYTPISAPPVVGYAGSAGECNFPPESTQFHQFPQQQQQQQDTFKQMGSCLYTNPSKTDDLFFKFDPEYIEKLQSTSSIMLSPAATISSTPLTCQSLISCASSCTTTTDYYNYNEANCQSKNQSPCSSPFAGDSWIDNGFTLNLMNLNGSGGGVAVGSSSPKRTNGELGTGMGRPDTITPTTPPKSSTATVLPSIHSAFGGTISGQFEQCGHAGSKAQNNPTGVEPSMNYIMEFLDTSFLEQYSNTTKAGDSCCNPVAQPGDSDLATQDSYSYSADNYYKPIQGADKPNREFKDIWRNSASSVTSGNLSPDCNQMGLLVAKQEPLDMIDEPADVDESCVSSSSPRVCLWSGCNMEFADQQQLVSHIEKQHVEPKRGEVFGCQWLECPRQHRPFNARYKLLIHMRVHSGEKPNKCPFPTCKKAFSRLENLKIHQRSHTGERPYNCQFQGCAKAFSNSSDRAKHQRTHYDTKPYACQLPGCNKRYTDPSSLRKHVKNHGNRPADVPVRRKTQDIPAARRFSEPIMSSLDTFQLESYKETTSNLDELDDVFDKPSNLVQEELPGVDGTNVLSGPRTTMDDFNDMSNCLMKILQQQPTGGAGPDSNAGGIESNRYLMENLGLSFENEATYSNDECTMLEVSTAGCRMMNESDCNGEKTLAFATDFDYFGAVV from the exons ATGGCACTGTTAACACCAACAACTCCTTCCACGGGTTTGGCCGGCTCGGTCGATCTGTGCGCAAGCAGTTTAAAATCGTTCGATCTGAAGCATGGCTTTTGTCTGCCGGATGATACCACTATGGACGTTTGCTACAGTGCGCTTAGTTGTGGCATGAACGAGGGCAAAGCTGAACAATCCCACAATCCATCGTACGGTGCCGATTGTGGTCAACATGCACTGCACCATAGCTATACACCGATATCCGCTCCGCCCGTGGTGGGATATGCCGGTTCCGCTGGGGAGTGCAATTTCCCGCCGGAAAGCACGCAGTTTCATCAGtttccacagcagcagcagcagcagcaggacacGTTCAAGCAGATGGGGAGCTGCCTCTACACAAACCCTTCCAAAACGGACGACCTGTTCTTCAAGTTTGACCCGGAGTACATCGAAAAGCTGCAGTCCACGTCAAGCATAATGCTGTCACCAGCGGCAACCATTTCAAGCACGCCACTGACGTGCCAAAGTTTGATAAGCTGCGCTAGCagttgcaccaccaccacggatTACTACAACTACAATGAAGCGAATTGTCAGTCGAAGAATCAGTCACCCTGTTCCTCTCCATTCGCTGGAGACTCTTGGATAGACAATGGATTTACGCTGAACCTGATGAATCTAAATGGTAGTGGCGGCGGCGTTGCCGTTGGTAGCTCCTCACCAAAGCGAACCAATGGAGAGTTAGGGACGGGAATGGGACGACCCGATACGATCACACCGACGACTCCACCGAAAAGCAGTACCGCCACAGTACTGCCCTCGATACACAGTGCCTTCGGTGGTACGATCAGTGGCCAGTTTGAACAGTGTGGCCATGCTGGGTCCAAAGCCCAAAACAACCCAACCGGCGTGGAGCCATCGATGAACTACATTATGGAGTTCCTGGATACATCGTTCTTGGAGCAGTACAGCAACACCACCAAGGCGGGCGATAGTTGCTGCAACCCGGTCGCCCAACCTGGAGACTCGGATCTTGCGACGCAAGATTCGTACAGCTATTCGGCTGACAACTATTACAAACCGATCCAGGGCGCCGACAAACCGAACCGTGAGTTTAAGGACATCTGGCGAAACAGCGCCAGCAGCGTCACGTCCGGAAACCTCTCGCCGGATTGTAACCAAATGGGGCTGCTTGTGGCCAAACAGGAACCGCTGGATATGATTGATGAGCCGGCGGACGTAGATGAATCCTGCGTGTCGTCCAGCTCGCCGCGCGTATGCCTCTGGAGCGGTTGCAATATGGAGTTCGctgaccagcagcagctggtgtCACACATCGAGAAGCAGCACGTGGAACCGAAGCGTGGTGAAGTGTTCGGTTGCCAGTGGTTGGAGTGTCCGCGCCAGCATCGACCGTTCAATGCCCGCTACAAGCTGCTGATCCATATGCGCGTGCACAGCGGAGAAAAGCCCAACAAATGTCCG TTCCCCACTTGTAAGAAGGCTTTCTCTCGGCTGGAAAATCTGAAAATCCATCAACGATCGCATACCGGCGAACGGCCGTACAACTGCCAGTTCCAAGGCTGCGCCAAAGCGTTCAGCAACAGTTCCGATCGGGCAAAGCATCAGCGCACACATTACGATACG AAACCGTACGCATGTCAGCTGCCCGGGTGCAATAAGCGCTACACCGACCCATCCAGCTTGCGCAAACACGTCAAAAACCATGGCAACCGCCCGGCGGACGTCCCGGTGCGCAGGAAAACGCAAGACATTCCCGCAGCGAGGCGATTCTCCGAACCGATCATGTCGAGCCTGGACACGTTCCAGCTGGAATCCTATAAAGAAACGACGTCCAATTTGGATGAGCTCGACGATGTGTTCGATAAGCCTTCGAATTTGGTGCAGGAAGAGCTGCCTGGCGTTGATGGTACGAATGTACTATCGGGGCCGCGTACCACTATGGACGACTTTAACGACATGTCTAACTGTTTGATGAAAATCCTGCAGCAACAACCTACCGGCGGTGCCGGCCCGGACAGCAACGCGGGGGGAATCGAAAGTAATCGCTATTTGATGGAAAATTTGGGACTTTCGTTTGAAAATGAAGCAACCTATTCAAACGATGAATGTACCATGCTGGAAGTATCTACCGCGGGATGTCGCATGATGAACGAGTCCGACTGTAACGGTGAGAAAACACTAGCGTTTGCAACTGACTTCGACTATTTCGGAGCAGTGGTTTGA